The stretch of DNA CTTGGAATTGCATCCATCGTGTTGCTCGTAGTGGCTGGTCGATTCATCCAAGCTAACAGTGACATCCTCAAAGGCCAGGAATTGATGAGAAGCAGTACAAATTATAAAGAGATCAAAGAACCTATAGACAAGGGGCTTTCTATTCGGGGATCACATCCCGATGCGGCTATCTTCGAAACGTCTTTACTTCTTACAGCTTACCGGCAAACACAGAATGAGGAATTCTATACAGAGGCGCATAACCTTATCACCAAGGTGCTGAAGAAGGAACCCTATAACAAGGATCTATATAAACAACTGATCTCCGCCTATGAACTAAAAGGAGAACCCGCACAGGCCTATCAAGTCCTGGCTGATAACGCCGATAAATATGCTTGGGACATTGAATGGTATGAGAAGCTAATCTCTCAATCCTATGATCTTGGATACCAGGCACTAGGACAGGGAGATAGCGCGAAGAAAGAAGCCTACTTCAAAACAGGGCTCGCCGCCTATGAACATGTTGTAAAGGGAGTAGCCCATATCGCGACCTTGCCGCCAGGACAGCTACAAGGACGTCCTTTCTCCCTAACGCCAACCATTGCGCTAAATAGCGGCCGCATGCAGTTCTTGAATGGTGACACTAAGCAAGCCATCTCGACTTTAAAACAAGGTCTTACCCAAGACTTCTCAGAAGCGACCAATCAAGAGCTGGCCACTTGGTATCTTGCCATACTGAAGAAGACGGGCTCCTCTGATCAAACGATATATGATCAACTAATTGCAGCAAGCCCGACAGCTAAAGAACAAATTGAAAGAATCGCTCAAATCTTCTAAAGCATCTGACTAAAAAAGGTCTCCCATCCGTGTAGATGGGAGACCTTTTTTTACAGTTATTTATTTCACCAGCTGTCCGCGCGTCACGCCCAGCTGATTCGTCGCCTTCAGCGTCTTCCACACCTGGGTGCCGCTGATCTCCCCGCGGAGCGCGCGGGTGTACAGGTCAATGACCTCCAGCACCTGCTCCGGCGTCTCTTCCAGGAACTCTACCCGGTAGCTTGGGACGCCGAGCTCCAGGAAGTGGGTCAGGTACTCGGCACCCGACTGCTCGATGGCATTGTAGACCGTGTTGCGGCAGCCCTCATCCACCCGTACCGGGTGAGACATGCCGATCCGGTCCTGCAGGGAGGCCCGGTGCTCTTCGCACGGGCGGCCGCAGTTGGTGTAATCTGTACCTTCACTGAGGAAGGTACAGTACACGCAGTGCTCAGTATGGAACATCGGAAGATGCTGGTGGATCACAATCTCCATGTCCGCTGTACGGCTCTGGCCGAGTAGATCCACCATCTGCTGGATGTTCAGGTCATACGATGGAGTAACGACATCGCAGCCCGCTTCCAGGAACAGCTCCACGGCTTTGTGGTTGGCGATGTTCAGTGAGAAATCGCCAATCAGCTTCGGCTGGTGCGCGAGCGGGTTCTCCATGCGGTGGCGCAGGTAGAAGTACAGCGCCCCCGTGTTGCGCACCAAGACCGCGTCGGGCTTCAGACGCAGGATGTTGTTATGGTAGCCGTTCTCGCCCGGCATATGAATCCGCGGCGTAGCCAACGCGATCTGCTTGCCAGCGGCATGTACGGCTTCCACCGCTGCCGGGAACTGCTTGATGAATTCGAAGTCGGCGTAGATCAACTCCACGCCGGTCTTCACGGCAGCCTGCACCTGCTCCAGGCTGCGGCACAGCGCGGTGAGCTTCGCCGCGCCGCGCTCCACAGGCAGCGCGCGCTGCGCAGCCGCGTCGCCGAACACGTCTACATCACGCTTGATGTAGACGGGAGGCTTTGGCCGCTCGCCAGCGAGCAGTTCCACGGCGCGGCGGCGGATGCTGTTCAGCTCGCGCATCGGCACGATGACGTCGCCATGCAGCTCCGCCTCCAGACGCTCGAGCTGGAAGACGGTGCCGCCCAGGCGGCCGAACTGCTCCTCGAGCAGCGCATGGTCCATCGGCCGCTTCTGGGCGATGTCCAGCTCCAGCTCGGAGTCTACGCGCACCGTCGTGCCCTTCTGGACATCCGTCCAGAAGGTGATGAGCGGCTGCCCGGCATTCCCGACGGCGCGCACATGAACGGGGAATACCCGGTACGGCTTCTCCGTTTCATAGGTTTGACGCATCCGCTTGTCCAGTGCAGGATCATTCGTCTTCCAGATCCGGTCTCCGACATGCACCTTGCGCAAGTCTACGTCATTGCGGCCCGGCACGATGTCAACGATCCAGCTCTCGCCAGCTTCGCCCTCCAGTTTGACCCCTTTGCGGCGCAGGTCATATACACGGCCGCCCTCTTCCTTCTTCGTCGGGTCCCCGGCGTCGAATACAATACCATCCCCACGCTTAAGCGGAGCTTCCAGCTTACAGACTACCCCGTCACGCAAGACTTGCTCGACTCTGCCGAGATAGACGCCGCGGCTCTTAGGAAAAGTTCCTTCGACCAGCTTCTTATTGTTCGTACCCTCCAGAAACCCGTGCGTAAAGCCGCGTGAGAAGCTTTGTTGCAGCTCACGGATCTCCTCCTTGGAAGGACGCTCGTTGCTTCCTTCGAAGTACAGATCAATCGCTTTGCGGTATTTGCTGACCACGTTGGCTACATACTCCGGATTCTTCATCCGGCCTTCAATCTTGAAGGATGTTACCCCGGCCTCGATCAGCTCGGGCATAATATCAATGGCCGCTAGATCCTTAGGGGAGAGCAAATAGGCCACATCGCCCATCGGCTTCTGCTCCCCATCCACCATCAGGTCATACGGCAGGCGGCAGGCCTGCGCGCATTCGCCGCGGTTCGCCGAGCGTCCGCCCCACATTTCCGAGGTCAAGCATTGGCCGGAATAAGACACACACAGTGCGCCATGGACAAACACCTCCATCGGCAGCTTGGCCTGCTCCCCAATCGTCTTGATTTGCTTCAGATTGTTCTCCCGCCCAAGCACGACACGCTCCATGCCCCAAGGCTTGGTGAATTCCACAGCCTCTGGCGAAGTAATCGTCATCTGCGTCGATCCGTGGATCGGGAAATCCGGCGAAATCTCACGAATCATTTTTACCAATCCCAAATCCTGTACGATTACGGCATCTACACCTGCGTCGATACAAGCATCGATCAGTTCCTTGGCATCCCGCAGTTCGTCCTCGAACACAAGGATGTTGAAGGTCAGGAAGCCCTTAACGCCATAGCTGTGCAGAAAAGCCATAATCTCCGGCAGGTCGTCCATCCGGAAGTTGTTTGCCCGAGCGCGGGCATTAAATTTCTCGACACCAAAAAAGATCGCGTCCGCTCCATTCGCTACGGCCGCCCGCATGCAGTCCCAATCGCCCGCCGGTGCCAATAGCTCCACGTCTTGCCGCTGTATTGCCTTGCTCATATATAATAGATCCTCCTAATATCCGGCTTTATGCCAGGTTGCAATCCAAATGCTGAGTAATTCATTAAATTTTGAACTATACGTATCATAACTCATCTATTTTAGCAGACCTTGCCCAGCTACTCTAGCTTTTCCAGTCAATTCCGCATAATTTTTTTAGCAATAATGATTCGGGGTTATACGCAAATAAACAGGATCGATCAGCAGGAAAGGAGCCCTTCGCGAACCGGATGCTTGTGGAACACCCCAGATGGAGAAGCTCTAACATGATGTACTTATAAGAGTACGAAAGCGCCCATCACCATAATCACGCCTCTGATCAGCTTTTACTTCCCCACTGCTCCTCTATACCTCTACAACAAAAGAGGCCGCCCCTAGTTCATATCAAACTAGGAACAGCCTCCAGCTTTATAAGAAATCAATCCGTCCATTCAAAGGATTTGAGCACGCTGTCTATCGCCGCCTGCTGCTCTTCTGTCGCATTCGCATCATTCAGAGAAGCAGACAATAGATAGATCATACCCTCTTTATTAAAAATCAAGATCCGCTTGCTGAGCGGCACCCCATTCACCACCTGGTGAATCTGGAACTCTGTAGCATTTACAGAACCGATCTTCCGATCCTCACTGATCTTAAGCTTGAAGGTGCTGTCGCTCTTGGCTGCTTCAGCATAAATGCTGCGCAGCTGCCAGAGTGTTAGATCAGGATCCGTGCTCTGTTCTGCCGTCATGCGGAAGCTCCCTCCCGGGAAGGCATATTCCACAGCCGGCTGCTCGAATCTGTCTGCGACAGGCATCCAATAACGAGGAATGTTAAGCTTATATCCGTAAGTATAGGAAACTTTGCTGATCATCTTCGTCTTATCTGCAACCAGAGCGTTGTCCTCCAATGTACCATACGTGCTCTTCACCAGATCAAAATCAATTTCAATCGACCCTGCTATCTGATTAAAGCTCTCGAATGCAGAATTCGCTGACACAACGGCTGGCTTACCACTAGTCTCCCCTGTATTCGTATTCATAGCTGTAGGGTTCTTCTTAGAAATGTCTACATCTCCAGCTGAAGAGACAGCCTCTGTACCAGACTTGGCTTTATAGTCTATCAAATAGCGATAGCCGTTCTTGATGATCAGGCCTTGTTCATGGCGCATCCAGCCGCTGCCGTCATTTGTTTCATACTCTATGACCATTCCCGGTTCTCCCGAAATCTCAAGCTCTCTCGTTCCCAAGTAACGATATGCCTCTGGAATGAATAACTGCTTCAAATTCTGCTGCAGCTGTTCAGCCCATAACGTGAGAGTCTGTCCCTGCGGGACAGAGGATACGCTAAAGCGTAATGATTGATCCTCAGGTCCAGCATAAGCCGGCTGTCCGGTCACAGCGCTCCAGGATGCCGGAATGCGCAGCGTTAGGCCATATTTTGAAATATAGGATTCCTTAGTGCCTTCCTTAAGTGCAGATAGGTCCTGGGTGGATTTATCCTTCTGGTCAAAGCTAGGCTTAAAGGAGTTCAGAAGGTCAGCATGCTTGTCCAGGTCTTTATAATGAACAGCTTTCTCATCGGCCAGATACACCGCATAAATATGTCCGTTCGCATAGTAGATCCGTTCTTCCCACAAGACACCATCCCCATCTTCTGCCGCAATCTTCGCATAATCATAATCACCGCCGGTTACCGTCTCCTCATGCAGAACAGTCTCACCCTGTCCTTCTGCCTCACGAATTAGCGCATCGAGCAAAGACTCCGGATCCTGCTTGACCTTCTGCTTGACTGCATGAATTTCTAAGTAGAGCGCTCCTGTCGAATCCGAAAATGTGGCTACACTCTCATCATCTCCTCCTGCCCCTTGAATCCATCCTGCAGGATTGTTGATGCTCCATCCGAAATAGCTGTTGCCTATACGCTCCTTGGTGCTTGGGCCTTGAGACTCGCCGTTACTCCCTCCCTGATCAGGCAGCTTAATCACAAGCTCAGAGCCTTCCCAGCTTACCTGCGCACC from Paenibacillus sp. CAA11 encodes:
- a CDS encoding U32 family peptidase encodes the protein MSKAIQRQDVELLAPAGDWDCMRAAVANGADAIFFGVEKFNARARANNFRMDDLPEIMAFLHSYGVKGFLTFNILVFEDELRDAKELIDACIDAGVDAVIVQDLGLVKMIREISPDFPIHGSTQMTITSPEAVEFTKPWGMERVVLGRENNLKQIKTIGEQAKLPMEVFVHGALCVSYSGQCLTSEMWGGRSANRGECAQACRLPYDLMVDGEQKPMGDVAYLLSPKDLAAIDIMPELIEAGVTSFKIEGRMKNPEYVANVVSKYRKAIDLYFEGSNERPSKEEIRELQQSFSRGFTHGFLEGTNNKKLVEGTFPKSRGVYLGRVEQVLRDGVVCKLEAPLKRGDGIVFDAGDPTKKEEGGRVYDLRRKGVKLEGEAGESWIVDIVPGRNDVDLRKVHVGDRIWKTNDPALDKRMRQTYETEKPYRVFPVHVRAVGNAGQPLITFWTDVQKGTTVRVDSELELDIAQKRPMDHALLEEQFGRLGGTVFQLERLEAELHGDVIVPMRELNSIRRRAVELLAGERPKPPVYIKRDVDVFGDAAAQRALPVERGAAKLTALCRSLEQVQAAVKTGVELIYADFEFIKQFPAAVEAVHAAGKQIALATPRIHMPGENGYHNNILRLKPDAVLVRNTGALYFYLRHRMENPLAHQPKLIGDFSLNIANHKAVELFLEAGCDVVTPSYDLNIQQMVDLLGQSRTADMEIVIHQHLPMFHTEHCVYCTFLSEGTDYTNCGRPCEEHRASLQDRIGMSHPVRVDEGCRNTVYNAIEQSGAEYLTHFLELGVPSYRVEFLEETPEQVLEVIDLYTRALRGEISGTQVWKTLKATNQLGVTRGQLVK
- a CDS encoding stalk domain-containing protein, whose protein sequence is MRVTSAALLASMLTLGAAAVGSPAHAADMQELRLKMGSKEAVMNGEKGNLTRTPYVSGGTLMVPLSAFYKAFGTSSNMGDDNTVRITYGSRAVTLTIGSKVIWTPQGKLESPAAPVMVAGTLMVPLRPVAKGLGAQVSWEGSELVIKLPDQGGSNGESQGPSTKERIGNSYFGWSINNPAGWIQGAGGDDESVATFSDSTGALYLEIHAVKQKVKQDPESLLDALIREAEGQGETVLHEETVTGGDYDYAKIAAEDGDGVLWEERIYYANGHIYAVYLADEKAVHYKDLDKHADLLNSFKPSFDQKDKSTQDLSALKEGTKESYISKYGLTLRIPASWSAVTGQPAYAGPEDQSLRFSVSSVPQGQTLTLWAEQLQQNLKQLFIPEAYRYLGTRELEISGEPGMVIEYETNDGSGWMRHEQGLIIKNGYRYLIDYKAKSGTEAVSSAGDVDISKKNPTAMNTNTGETSGKPAVVSANSAFESFNQIAGSIEIDFDLVKSTYGTLEDNALVADKTKMISKVSYTYGYKLNIPRYWMPVADRFEQPAVEYAFPGGSFRMTAEQSTDPDLTLWQLRSIYAEAAKSDSTFKLKISEDRKIGSVNATEFQIHQVVNGVPLSKRILIFNKEGMIYLLSASLNDANATEEQQAAIDSVLKSFEWTD